One Scomber scombrus chromosome 1, fScoSco1.1, whole genome shotgun sequence DNA segment encodes these proteins:
- the LOC133979670 gene encoding uncharacterized protein LOC133979670: MVLKRRLYPWMYFFLPLIWGNISTAEHLSGVVNETMNLVCTNDLDSWINCQCKPPFEEQNCTVYTLTIDEGYEKKSCIFQQCDSVCCCRVNMGLIIASIYTADVLKGGTTMMSKNISTSESIKPKAPTISVKEVNGNFEVTWETNMKQSVRESLHAEVTYRKKGDTKEEPHIINASNSYDIRGQDLEPSTTYVVSVRNYFNWSGLYSDSSQELEFTTSAPPHMLLLSVFVSLTFVAVIITSVVMGCFQKLKAKWWDTVAKCPNPELLEMRPGEQMFLKPIQTNLSSVSIDTAVVNNSKPWLKGSLTESSIEMSISSSSANIEPANIKAGVQEALSIAFAHVGPKSSMESNKDSGLLSASFNPCTTADDLKNSPEFTNFDNMTYLIGTPSCEIMNSSENRTQAEMLCDSAHHPSEGDGMTFLDKQAPSCEDPLCFHLMVRKAHWGHSNHRRLRDRMSVILFLLGNIATVALSGLNCTTGLHLDCNNNFEDTMYCHFDAQNCSEYKLSIQSNEGYGRVNCTVEQCARRCCCSVGLYLVHGETHTARVQKGDQSLGCKNIDVSFTGRPNKPTIIQVDESNGNFIVIWRSNVQRKSTKDSLWAEVTYHKKGDTNKTLVLVKPYEVNGQNTFEISGKDLEPITTYVVRVRSKSNISDLYSDSSEEYEFTTHITMQTAADTTAISRNILLWALIIFLSIFAAILSGAIYFCYVKFKAKLWDSVSDTQNPKVLLMHSSEQEMLKPKPPIISSICVEPFIPVDSKPWSKGSLTDICSNSLHQSSGISTGSSALSYAHTEPADIIACVQDALGKAFPNISPISPVTSNLLTESTKGSGSFSTPYNNCSVKAYDSSSGSSGFDNKTYSILIPACQTVTDSSENQTQAEMLCDSAYHPSEGDMMTCLDKQAPACLVPVQDIIFPPVASSLIQTDMSYQGNADSGRFSYAEDSSLSSISSSTNTTASCDLLSRVENFDECVVATKPDGQSEEVTVCDENPCYNCVPPNSCNFLPVDDNYQAFQSLVKPPDVLISEQRSGEEEEDFDRYPEKASTNILQSFLSPVFPDFTNGVQGGRCFSELQNPFLTVISAGQSVPIITDSGYQSV, encoded by the exons ATGGTGTTGAAGAG GCGACTCTACCCTTGGATGTATTTCTTCCTGCCTCTTATTTGGGGAAACATTTCGACTGCAGAACATCTCTCTG GGGTTGTGAATGAAACCATGAATCTTGTCTGCACAAATGACTTGGACTCTTGGATTAATTGCCAATGCAAGCCACCATTTGAAGAGCAAAACTGCACTGTCTATACTTTGACTATTGATGAAGGATATGA GAAGAAGAGTTGCATTTTCCAGCAGTGTGACTCTGTATGTTGTTGCCGTGTGAACATGGGACTTATCATTGCAAGCATCTATACAGCAGACGTTTTGAAAGGGGGAACAACTATGATGTCCAAAAACATCAGCACCTCAGAAAGCA TAAAACCTAAAGCCCCAACAATCTCAGTGAAGGAAGTCAACGGAAATTTTGAAGTCACGTGGGAGACAAACATGAAACAAAGTGTCAGAGAATCTTTGCATGCTGAAGTGACTTATCGTAAAAAAGGAGACACAAAAGAG GAACCTCATATAATTAATGCCTCGAATTCCTATGACATACGTGGTCAAGACTTGGAGCCAAGTACAACATATGTGGTCAGCGTGAGAAACTATTTCAATTGGAGTGGCTTGTACAGTGACAGTAGCCAAGAGTTGGAATTTACAACCT CTGCGCCTCCACATATGCTGCTCTTGTCTGTCTTCGTCAGCCTTACTTTTGTTGCAGTTATCATCACCAGTGTTGTAATGGGCTGTTTTCAAAA ATTAAAAGCTAAGTGGTGGGATACCGTTGCCAAATGTCCAAATCCAGAACTTTTAGAAATGCGTCCAGGTGAGCAAATG TTCTTAAAGCCAATACAAACCaacctctcctctgtctccattGACACTGCTGTTGTAAATAACAGTAAACCATG GTTAAAGGGGTCACTGACAGAAAGCAGCATTGAGATGAGTATCAGCTCATCTTCTGCAAACATAGAACCTGCTAACATCAAGGCTGGCGTTCAGGAAGCCCTCAGTATAGCCTTCGCCCATGTTGGTCCAAAATCATCAATGGAATCAAACAAAGACAGTGGTTTGCTCTCTGCTTCCTTCAATCCTTGTACTACAGCTGATGACTTGAAAAATTCTCCTGAATTCACTAACTTTGACAACATGACCTATCTGATAGGCACTCCCAGCTGCGAGATAATGAATAGTTCTGAGAATCGAACGCAGGCTGAGATGCTCTGTGACTCTGCACACCATCCCAGTGAGGGTGATGGGATGACCTTTCTTGACAAGCAAGCACCATCTTGTGAGGATCCT CTCTGCTTCCACCTGATGGTCAGAAAAGCACACTGGGGCCACAGTAACCACAG gcgACTTCGCGATAGGATGTCTGTTATCCTGTTTCTACTAGGAAACATCGCCACTGTGGCTCTCTCTG GGCTTAATTGTACAACAGGCCTACATCTGGATTGTAACAACAACTTCGAGGATACGATGTATTGCCACTTCGATGCACAAAACTGCTCTGAATACAAACTGTCTATCCAGAGCAACGAGGGCTATGG CAGGGTGAATTGCACTGTGGAGCAGTGTGCTAGACGGTGTTGTTGCTCTGTCGGTTTGTATCTTGTACACGGGGAGACTCACACAGCAAGAGTTCAGAAAGGGGACCAAAGTTTGGGGTGCAAAAACATCGACGTCTCATTCACCG GAAGGCCCAACAAACCAACAATCATCCAGGTGGATGAATCCAACGGGAACTTCATAGTTATTTGGAGGTCAAACGTTCAAAGGAAAAGTACCAAAGACAGCTTGTGGGCTGAAGTGACTTACCACAAAAAAGGAGACACAAACAAG ACACTTGTCCTTGTCAAACCATACGAAGTTAATGGACAGAATACCTTTGAAATATCCGGTAAAGACTTGGAACCAATAACGACATACGTGGTCAGAGTGAGAAGCAAATCGAACATAAGTGACCTGTACAGTGACAGCAGTGAAGAGTATGAATTCACAACTC ACATTACAATGCAAACAGCTGCTGATACAACAG CTATCTCCCGCAACATCCTGTTATGGGCTCTCATCATATTCCTCAGTATTTTTGCAGCCATCCTCAGCGGTGCGATATACTTCTGTTATGTAAA gttTAAAGCTAAGTTGTGGGACTCAGTTTCTGATACTCAAAATCCCAAAGTTCTTCTTATGCATTCAAGCGAGCAGGAG ATGTTGAAGCCCAAACCACCCATCATCTCCTCTATCTGTGTTGAGCCTTTCATTCCAGTTGACAGCAAACCATG GTCAAAGGGGTCACTGACAGACATCTGCAGCAACAGCCTTCATCAAAGCAGTGGGATCAGTACCGGCTCCTCTGCGCTCAGTTATGCTCACACAGAACCTGCTGACATTATAGCTTGTGTTCAGGATGCCCTCGGTAAAGCCTTTCCCAATATCAGCCCGATATCACCTGTCACCTCCAATCTGCTTACAGAATCAACCAAAGGCAGTGGTTCATTCTCCACTCCCTACAATAATTGTAGTGTTAAAGCTTATGACTCGAGTTCTGGGTCATCTGGATTTGACAATAAAACCTATTCCATCCTCATTCCCGCCTGTCAGACAGTGACAGACAGCTCTGAGAATCAAACACAGGCTGAGATGCTCTGTGACTCAGCATACCATCCCAGCGAGGGTGACATGATGACCTGTCTTGACAAGCAAGCACCAGCTTGTTTAGTTCCTGTACAAGATATCATTTTTCCACCAGTGGCTTCATCTCTTATACAAACAGACATGTCGTATCAGGGCAATGCCGACTCTGGGAGATTTTCCTATGCAGAAGACTCCAGTTTGTCTTCCATCTCTAGCAGCACCAACACAACCGCGTCTTGTGATCTCTTGTCCAGAGTTGAGAACTTTGACGAGTGTGTGGTTGCGACAAAGCCCGATGGCCAAAGTGAAGAGGTCACTGTATGTGATGAAAATCCCTGCTACAACTGTGTGCCCCCAAACTCCTGCAACTTTCTTCCAGTGGATGACAACTACCAGGCATTTCAAAGTCTTGTGAAGCCACCTGATGTTTTGATTTCAGAGCAGAGAAgtggggaggaagaggaagatttTGACAGATATCCAGAGAAAGCATCCACAAACATCCTGCAAAGCTTCTTAAGCCCAGTGTTTCCGGATTTCACTAATGGTGTGCAGGGTGGTCGGTGTTTCTCTGAGCTCCAAAATCCTTTTCTCACTGTGATCTCTGCTGGCCAGTCTGTGCCGATAATCACAGACAGTGGCTATCAAAGTGTGTAg
- the irf1a gene encoding interferon regulatory factor 1a, producing the protein MQQPGRLRLRPWLEEQIHSGKYPGVSWLDQSARIFQIPWKHAARHGWSIDRDATLFRSWAMHTGRYQPGKDKPDPKTWKANFRCALNSLPDICELREHSRKRGSNAYRVYRMLPSTQTHRRRRGLRLFSRPRERQASLGGCTPDDTCTVHTWQPTTRPISDILPKVETPAEDALHSTQTHGMWEAKPEDQEQNEAVFKLMDHLSNADLWNQTGEQRGWRTHTLWDHWHCPGDDSLYSLHTDNYSDLFGPNYIKELTDWSTHQQTLMP; encoded by the exons ATGCAACAACCAGGCCGGCTGAGGCTGAGGCCGTGGCTGGAGGAGCAGATTCATTCTGGGAAGTATCCAGGAGTCAGCTGGCTGGACCAG tcagCAAGAATTTTCCAAATCCCGTGGAAACACGCAGCTCGTCATGGCTGGAGTATTGACCGAGATGCTACACTCTTTAGGAGTTGGGCCATGCACACTG GACGATACCAGCCCGGCAAAGACAAGCCGGATCCCAAGACGTGGAAGGCAAATTTCCGGTGTGCCTTGAATTCTCTGCCTGACATCTGTGAGCTGCGGGAGCACAGCAGGAAACGAGGCAGCAATGCCTACAGAGTCTACAGGATGCTGcccagcacacaaacacacagacgcaGGAGAG ggCTTCGGTTGTTCAGCAGGCCCCGAGAGAGACAGGCGAGTTTAGGAGGGTGCACACCTGATGATACCTGCACCGTGCACACTTGGCAACCCACCACAAGACCCATTTCAGACATACTGCCAAAGGTGGAAACACCTGCAGAAGACGCATTACACAGCACTCAAACACATG GGATGTGGGAAGCCAAACCAGAGGACCAGGAACAAAACGAGGCTGTCTTTAAG CTGATGGACCACTTAAGCAATGCTGACCTGTGGAACCAGACTGGGGAGCAAAGAGGatggagaacacacacactgtgggaCCACTGGCACT GTCCTGGTGATGATAGCCTGTACTCCCTCCATACAGATAACTACAGTGATCTGTTTGGCCCAAACTACATCAAGGAGCTCACTGATTGGTCCACACATCAGCAAACACTGATGCCGTAG
- the cdc42se2 gene encoding CDC42 small effector protein 2, translating to MTEFWVCFSCCIAEQPQPKRRRRIDRSMIGEPTNFVHTTHVGSGDMGLGLASVDLVQAQMKSKGGYVHGGSEGSQL from the exons ATGACTGAGTTCTGGGTTTGTTTCAGCTGCTGCATTGCAGAGCAGCCACAGCCT AAGCGGCGGCGACGGATCGATCGCTCCATGATCGGGGAGCCGACAAACTTTGTTCACACCACACACGTAGGCTCAGGGGACATGGGTCTGGGACTGGCATCA GTGGACCTCGTTCAGGCCCAGATGAAATCCAAAGGAGGCTACGTGCACGGAGGGTCCGAAGGTTCTCAGTTGTAA